The Pseudofrankia inefficax genome window below encodes:
- a CDS encoding tetratricopeptide repeat protein — MKGEPDGWDFFISYTTADEAWAEWIAWQLDEAGYRVLIQAWDFVPGTNFKIRMQEGVQRARRTVAVLSTAYLSSVYGESEWQAAHDADPRGFERRLVPVRVEDCPRPGLLGPIVSIDLFDRDPDTASRHLLDRVRHAVTGTAKPTTPPSFPIHRVNPPATEPTFPPDKPSPRPAAEPNKQQALADLLTERRRALGPDHADTLATADELAVALYTLADYQAARPLFEDTLQRRRRILGPDDTGTLTTADRLAATLTWLAEYLEARPLFEDTLERRQRVLGPDQAATLATAHGLAATLTWLADHRTARPLFEDTLERRRRVLGPDDVNTLTTAHELAVTLYTLAEYQAARLLFEDTLERRRRVFGADQAATLATAHGLAATLTWLADYRAARPVFEDTLERRRRVLGADDVDTLTTAHELAATLTWLADHRAARSLYEDTAQRRRRVLGPDHADTLATAHELDLARKRPRRRVFRGA, encoded by the coding sequence GTGAAAGGCGAACCCGACGGCTGGGACTTCTTCATCTCCTACACCACGGCTGACGAGGCGTGGGCGGAGTGGATCGCCTGGCAGCTGGACGAGGCCGGCTACCGGGTCCTCATCCAGGCCTGGGACTTCGTCCCGGGAACGAACTTCAAGATTCGCATGCAGGAAGGCGTGCAGCGCGCGCGACGCACCGTCGCCGTGCTGTCCACCGCCTACCTGTCCTCGGTCTACGGCGAAAGCGAATGGCAGGCCGCCCACGACGCCGACCCGCGCGGCTTCGAACGCAGGCTCGTGCCCGTCCGCGTCGAGGACTGTCCCAGGCCAGGACTACTGGGACCCATCGTCTCCATCGACCTGTTCGACCGCGACCCTGACACGGCCAGCCGCCATCTGCTCGACCGCGTGCGCCACGCCGTCACCGGCACCGCCAAACCCACCACACCGCCCAGCTTCCCCATCCACCGCGTAAACCCGCCGGCCACCGAACCCACCTTTCCCCCCGACAAACCGTCACCACGCCCGGCCGCCGAGCCGAACAAACAACAAGCCCTCGCCGACCTGCTCACCGAGCGACGGCGCGCCCTCGGCCCCGACCATGCCGACACTCTCGCCACCGCGGATGAACTCGCCGTCGCGCTGTACACGCTGGCCGACTATCAGGCGGCCCGCCCGCTGTTCGAGGACACCTTGCAGCGCCGTCGGCGCATCCTCGGCCCCGACGACACCGGGACCCTCACGACGGCCGACAGACTCGCGGCCACGCTGACCTGGCTGGCCGAGTATCTCGAGGCCCGGCCGCTGTTCGAGGACACCCTGGAACGCCGCCAGCGCGTCCTCGGTCCCGACCAGGCGGCCACCCTCGCGACCGCCCACGGGCTCGCCGCCACGCTGACCTGGCTCGCGGACCACCGGACGGCCCGGCCCCTGTTCGAGGACACCCTGGAGCGCAGGCGGCGCGTCCTCGGCCCCGACGACGTCAACACCCTCACCACCGCCCACGAACTCGCCGTGACGCTGTACACGCTGGCGGAGTATCAGGCGGCCCGGTTGCTGTTCGAGGACACCCTGGAGCGCAGGCGCCGCGTCTTCGGCGCCGACCAGGCGGCCACCCTCGCGACCGCCCACGGGCTCGCCGCCACGCTGACCTGGCTGGCGGACTATCGGGCGGCCCGGCCGGTGTTCGAGGACACCTTGGAGCGCCGACGGCGCGTCCTCGGCGCCGACGACGTCGACACCCTCACCACCGCCCATGAACTGGCCGCCACGCTGACCTGGCTCGCGGACCATCGGGCGGCCCGGTCGCTGTACGAGGACACGGCACAGCGCCGCCGGCGCGTCCTCGGGCCCGACCACGCCGACACCCTCGCGACCGCCCACGAACTCGATCTCGCGCGCAAGCGGCCACGGCGGCGCGTGTTCCGTGGTGCGTAG
- a CDS encoding ABC transporter substrate-binding protein has product MHDRRRSIGRAAVLTAAALALTAACGGSSKPSVNASTGQTARQTVKVGILTDMTGAASSVNKSSLDGMKAGIRYAGREGYDVKYVLGDTATSPTTALAVAQKFVTQDHVDAVLANSSLTFLASSYLTAHNVPVIGIAEDGPEWITAKNMFSIVGAMHTDKVAATQGEFFKKEGVTSLGVVGYAGFPASTNGAKALAISAEAAGVKVGYLNATLPLGTTDVGPVVLAMKNAGVDGFVGTVTSDTAFAIITGLRQQGVNLKAALLATGYGGDLLAAGPGAAAAAQNVYFIAPAEPVEMQTAATKQFVADLAATGMTGAPTFGMYNGYLTVGMLVEGLRGAGAKPTSASLIASLAKIHDFTGMGLYGTHKLDPNDRENIVNGVDNCIWVTQFRGSAFHPVDGATPICGATLAGKSVTS; this is encoded by the coding sequence ATGCACGACAGGCGCAGATCGATCGGCCGGGCCGCGGTGCTCACCGCCGCCGCGCTCGCCCTGACCGCGGCCTGCGGCGGCTCGTCAAAGCCGAGCGTGAACGCGAGCACGGGCCAGACGGCCAGGCAAACCGTCAAGGTAGGGATCTTAACCGACATGACCGGCGCGGCGTCGTCGGTGAACAAGTCCAGCCTCGACGGCATGAAGGCGGGCATCCGCTACGCCGGCCGCGAGGGCTACGACGTCAAGTACGTCCTCGGTGACACGGCCACCAGCCCGACCACCGCGCTCGCCGTGGCGCAGAAGTTCGTGACGCAGGACCACGTCGACGCGGTCCTCGCCAACTCCAGCCTCACGTTCCTGGCGTCGAGCTACCTCACCGCCCACAACGTCCCCGTCATCGGGATCGCCGAGGACGGCCCGGAGTGGATCACCGCGAAGAACATGTTCTCCATCGTCGGCGCGATGCACACGGACAAGGTCGCGGCGACCCAGGGTGAGTTCTTCAAGAAGGAGGGCGTCACCAGCCTGGGGGTCGTCGGTTACGCCGGCTTCCCGGCCTCGACGAACGGCGCCAAGGCGCTGGCGATCTCGGCAGAGGCGGCCGGGGTGAAGGTCGGCTACCTGAACGCGACACTGCCTCTGGGCACGACCGACGTCGGCCCGGTGGTGCTGGCGATGAAGAACGCCGGCGTCGACGGCTTCGTCGGCACGGTCACCTCCGACACGGCGTTTGCCATCATCACCGGGCTGCGCCAGCAGGGCGTGAACCTCAAGGCGGCGCTCCTGGCGACCGGTTACGGCGGCGACCTCCTCGCCGCCGGCCCGGGCGCGGCGGCGGCGGCGCAGAACGTCTACTTCATCGCGCCCGCGGAGCCGGTCGAAATGCAGACGGCCGCGACCAAGCAGTTTGTCGCGGACCTCGCGGCCACCGGCATGACCGGCGCCCCGACCTTCGGGATGTACAACGGCTACCTGACCGTCGGCATGCTGGTCGAAGGTCTGCGCGGCGCCGGCGCCAAGCCGACCTCGGCATCGCTGATCGCGTCGCTCGCCAAGATTCACGACTTCACCGGAATGGGTCTGTACGGCACGCACAAGCTTGACCCGAACGACCGCGAGAACATCGTGAACGGCGTCGACAACTGCATCTGGGTCACCCAGTTCCGGGGCAGCGCGTTCCACCCGGTCGACGGCGCCACCCCGATCTGCGGCGCCACCCTCGCCGGAAAGTCCGTCACCTCCTGA
- a CDS encoding nitroreductase family deazaflavin-dependent oxidoreductase: MAEGNYVKADLTLLGKDHIHAYQDTDGEVGYLWNGVPTLLLTTVGRRTGARRTTALIFARDGDDYLVVASTGGSPRDPDWYLNLSANPAVEIQVRAQHLQVVARTASDDEKPRLWKIVTDVWPNYDLYQSRTTRRIPVVVLSPA, from the coding sequence ATGGCCGAGGGCAACTACGTCAAGGCGGACCTGACCCTGCTGGGGAAGGACCACATCCACGCCTATCAGGACACCGACGGCGAGGTCGGCTACCTGTGGAACGGCGTCCCGACCCTCCTGCTGACGACGGTCGGCCGGCGCACCGGTGCGCGGCGCACCACGGCGCTCATCTTCGCCCGCGACGGGGACGACTACCTCGTCGTCGCCTCGACCGGCGGCTCCCCGCGCGACCCCGACTGGTACCTCAACCTCTCGGCGAATCCCGCCGTCGAGATCCAGGTCAGGGCGCAGCATCTCCAGGTCGTCGCCCGGACCGCCTCCGACGACGAGAAACCACGTCTCTGGAAGATCGTCACCGACGTCTGGCCGAACTACGACCTCTACCAGAGCCGCACCACCCGGAGGATTCCGGTAGTCGTGCTCAGCCCGGCCTGA
- a CDS encoding cytochrome P450, with protein MTEIAILDRARLRSLFDLRGSYLARTGGSFETDPYPAWHRLRETGPVHEGTVHELTGVSEDLLFAGLPFPDRRHFSVFSWAACDAAYRNPEVFASSPDPVDLNSGASGALNSMLSMGGAEHRRYRALVQPSFVPNRAEWWIHNWIERTVHLLIDGFLADGRAELNVDFCAAIPVLTITSSFGVPVEQALDIRASIGQPAKIIEILRPIVAARREEPRDDLISVLVQAEITDEDGTRHRLSDAEVFSFSLLLLIAGSGTTWKQMGITLTALLQRPDVLAAVREDRALLRPAIEESLRWMPTDPMFARYATRDIDFHGTHIPEGSVLHICLAAANRDPARWDDADAYDIRRQLKPSFAFGGGPHICLGMHVARAEIRIGIGALLDRLPNLRLDPDAEQPRFIGMYERGATAIPVLFG; from the coding sequence ATGACCGAAATCGCCATCCTCGACCGCGCCCGGCTGCGCAGCCTGTTCGACCTGCGCGGCTCCTACCTCGCGCGCACGGGAGGCAGCTTCGAGACCGACCCGTATCCCGCGTGGCACCGGCTGCGCGAGACCGGGCCGGTCCACGAGGGCACCGTCCACGAGCTCACCGGCGTGAGCGAGGACCTGCTCTTCGCCGGCCTGCCCTTTCCCGACCGGCGGCACTTCTCCGTGTTCAGCTGGGCGGCCTGCGACGCGGCCTACCGCAATCCCGAGGTGTTCGCGTCCTCACCGGACCCGGTGGACCTGAACAGCGGCGCGTCGGGCGCCCTGAACAGCATGCTGTCGATGGGCGGTGCCGAGCACCGCCGGTACCGGGCCCTGGTCCAGCCGTCGTTCGTGCCGAACCGGGCGGAATGGTGGATCCACAACTGGATCGAACGGACCGTCCATCTGCTGATCGACGGTTTCCTGGCCGACGGCCGCGCCGAGCTCAACGTCGACTTCTGCGCGGCGATCCCGGTCCTCACGATCACCAGCAGCTTCGGGGTTCCCGTCGAGCAGGCGCTGGACATCCGGGCCTCGATCGGCCAGCCCGCGAAGATCATCGAGATTCTCCGGCCCATCGTCGCCGCCCGCCGCGAGGAACCGCGCGACGACCTCATCAGCGTGCTGGTCCAGGCGGAGATCACCGATGAGGACGGGACGCGTCACCGGCTGTCCGACGCCGAGGTCTTCTCGTTCTCGCTGCTGCTCCTGATCGCGGGCTCGGGCACGACCTGGAAGCAGATGGGCATCACGCTCACCGCCCTGCTGCAACGGCCCGACGTGCTGGCCGCGGTCCGCGAGGACCGGGCGCTGCTGCGACCGGCGATCGAGGAGTCGCTGCGCTGGATGCCGACCGACCCGATGTTCGCCCGCTACGCCACGCGCGACATCGACTTCCACGGCACCCACATTCCCGAGGGGTCGGTCCTGCACATCTGCCTGGCGGCGGCCAACCGCGACCCGGCTCGCTGGGACGACGCCGACGCTTATGACATCCGCCGGCAGCTCAAACCGTCGTTCGCCTTCGGCGGCGGCCCGCACATCTGCCTCGGCATGCACGTCGCCCGCGCCGAGATACGGATCGGCATCGGCGCCCTGCTCGACCGGTTGCCGAACCTGCGCCTGGACCCCGACGCCGAGCAGCCCCGTTTCATCGGCATGTACGAGCGGGGCGCGACCGCCATTCCCGTCCTTTTCGGCTGA
- a CDS encoding SDR family NAD(P)-dependent oxidoreductase, translating to MATEGKLLAGKNAIVTGAGSGVGRTSALVFAAEGARVVCADIRADEAKEAAHLIEEAGGTAIAVTCDVSKEQDVVAMIAATVEAFGRLDVLFNNVGIPTPRLGAKLEDHTAEDFQRLVGVNFGGVFHGCKHAVLQFKAQGGGGAIVNTGSVAGLVAWGGSVYGATKGAVHQLTRAVAIEGAPFGIRANAICPAGMPFTGFMAAGGLATTDPDQLEKIAAQTGANHPLGRPITAEDCAHAAAFLASDRAANITGVLLPVDGGYVAR from the coding sequence ATGGCAACGGAAGGAAAGCTGCTCGCCGGCAAGAACGCGATCGTCACCGGAGCCGGGTCCGGGGTCGGCCGTACCTCCGCCCTGGTCTTCGCGGCGGAGGGTGCCCGCGTCGTGTGCGCGGACATCCGGGCCGACGAGGCCAAGGAGGCCGCGCACCTCATCGAGGAGGCCGGCGGCACGGCGATCGCGGTCACCTGCGACGTCTCCAAGGAGCAGGACGTCGTGGCGATGATCGCGGCGACCGTCGAGGCGTTCGGCCGGCTTGACGTCCTGTTCAACAACGTCGGCATCCCGACGCCGCGCCTGGGCGCGAAGCTGGAGGACCACACGGCCGAGGACTTCCAGCGCCTCGTCGGCGTGAACTTCGGGGGAGTGTTCCACGGCTGCAAACACGCCGTCCTGCAGTTCAAGGCGCAGGGCGGCGGCGGGGCCATCGTCAACACCGGCTCGGTCGCCGGCCTTGTCGCCTGGGGTGGCTCCGTATACGGAGCGACCAAGGGCGCGGTCCACCAGCTGACCCGCGCCGTCGCCATCGAGGGCGCGCCGTTCGGGATCCGGGCCAACGCGATCTGTCCCGCCGGCATGCCCTTCACCGGCTTCATGGCCGCCGGCGGGCTGGCCACGACCGACCCGGACCAGCTCGAGAAGATCGCGGCCCAGACGGGTGCCAACCATCCGCTCGGCCGGCCCATCACCGCCGAGGACTGCGCCCACGCCGCCGCGTTCCTCGCCTCGGACCGGGCCGCGAACATCACCGGAGTTCTCCTGCCCGTCGACGGTGGCTACGTGGCGCGCTAG
- a CDS encoding ferredoxin — MGDSPAATPPVTVDRDLCIGSGLCLVYAPDFFTHDDDAKAVLVAEPTAADLASVRTAVEACPTSALVLHTGSRSGA, encoded by the coding sequence ATGGGCGATTCCCCGGCGGCCACCCCACCGGTCACCGTCGACCGGGACCTGTGCATCGGCAGCGGGCTCTGTCTCGTCTACGCGCCGGACTTCTTCACCCACGACGACGACGCCAAGGCCGTTCTCGTCGCCGAGCCCACCGCCGCGGACCTGGCGTCCGTGCGTACGGCGGTCGAGGCCTGCCCAACAAGTGCGCTGGTCTTACACACCGGCAGCAGATCGGGAGCGTGA
- a CDS encoding amidohydrolase family protein: protein MTSELNLDWLISVDDHVLEPPNVWVDRVPAKDRDRAPHMELDDKGMDFWVYDGKKFPSSGLSAVAGKSKEEFSPEPLAYSEMRPGCYDAAERVKDMDRAGVLASLCFPTLPRFCGQLFYEASDRDFGLVCLKIYNDWMLDEWCAAAPGRYIPLVLIPLWDPQLAVKELERCAAKGATSFAFSENPEPLGLPTIHDPSGYWEPVMAAANDLEMVVSMHVGSSSQVPKIASNTPFMANLTWGAMRTSGTMLSWLFSGLFQRYPNLKIALSEGEVGWMPYYLERAEQVLDKQRYWVQRGATFMDHGGSTGVDLDTLDIRATFREHIFGCFIEDHHGIASLAEIGEDNIMCETDYPHSDSTWPNCIQTVRNIISHLPEQTQYKLLRGNAERLYRFTPAAPPVLAGA, encoded by the coding sequence ATGACCTCGGAGCTGAACCTCGACTGGCTCATCTCGGTGGACGACCACGTGCTGGAGCCGCCGAACGTCTGGGTCGACCGGGTTCCCGCCAAGGACCGCGACCGCGCCCCCCACATGGAACTCGACGACAAGGGCATGGACTTCTGGGTCTATGACGGCAAGAAGTTCCCCTCCTCCGGGTTGTCCGCGGTGGCGGGCAAGTCGAAGGAGGAGTTCTCCCCGGAGCCGCTCGCGTACAGCGAGATGCGCCCGGGCTGCTACGACGCCGCCGAGCGGGTCAAGGACATGGACCGGGCCGGTGTGCTGGCGTCGCTGTGCTTCCCGACGCTGCCCCGGTTCTGCGGCCAGCTGTTCTACGAGGCGTCCGACCGTGACTTCGGCCTGGTCTGCCTGAAGATCTACAACGACTGGATGCTGGACGAGTGGTGCGCCGCCGCGCCCGGCCGGTACATCCCGCTGGTGCTGATCCCGCTGTGGGACCCGCAGCTGGCGGTGAAGGAGCTGGAGCGCTGCGCGGCGAAGGGCGCGACGAGTTTCGCGTTCTCCGAGAACCCGGAGCCGCTCGGCCTGCCGACGATTCATGACCCGTCGGGTTACTGGGAGCCGGTGATGGCGGCGGCGAACGACCTGGAAATGGTCGTCTCGATGCACGTCGGGTCCTCCTCGCAGGTTCCGAAGATCGCGTCGAACACGCCGTTCATGGCGAACCTGACCTGGGGGGCGATGCGCACCTCGGGAACGATGCTGTCGTGGCTGTTCTCCGGCCTGTTCCAGCGGTACCCGAACCTGAAGATCGCCCTGTCGGAGGGCGAGGTCGGCTGGATGCCCTACTACCTGGAGCGCGCCGAGCAGGTCCTGGACAAGCAGCGCTACTGGGTCCAGCGCGGCGCGACCTTCATGGACCACGGCGGGTCCACGGGCGTCGACCTCGACACCCTCGACATCCGCGCCACGTTCCGCGAGCACATCTTCGGCTGCTTCATCGAGGACCACCACGGCATCGCCAGCCTCGCCGAGATCGGCGAGGACAACATCATGTGCGAGACCGACTACCCGCATTCCGACTCGACCTGGCCCAACTGCATCCAGACCGTCAGGAACATCATCAGCCACCTGCCCGAACAGACCCAGTACAAGCTGCTGCGCGGCAACGCCGAACGCCTCTACCGCTTCACCCCGGCCGCCCCGCCCGTGCTCGCCGGAGCCTGA
- a CDS encoding aldehyde dehydrogenase family protein → MPAIITERRSYVAGTWVDGDGAFGVENPADETTVAEVGTTPLAEVERAIVEARRSFDAGVWADLPAADRAKILGVFLDHLAANGPALVATMVAEAGQPVAFAERAQLASGLGLGRDTIALYLSMRHEEASPVPVDELVRGRLALSVRRHEPVGVVSAITPYNGAIIMAFQKVIPALMAGNSVILRPSPLTPISSLAFGAAAEAAGLPPGVLSVVVEEGAAGAELLTTHPAVDMVSFTGSTAVGRRILAQAAPTVKRVALELGGKSAQIYLPDAVEKVAAGAMQVVAMTAGQACVAATRMVVPADRKDEVVAAVSRAYGALKVGPPADPSALMGPVINAAARDRCERLIAAAEKNGGTVAVGGGRPAGLDRGYYVEPTVLDVPDNGNPAAQEEIFGPVLAVLGYRDLDDAVRIANDSEYGLSGQVYGADVAAATAVARRLRTGAVNVNTAVFSAYAPSGGYKQSGLGRERGPDGVRAFQEVKHIAIGELR, encoded by the coding sequence GTGCCGGCGATCATCACGGAGCGACGGTCCTACGTCGCGGGTACCTGGGTAGACGGCGACGGCGCGTTCGGGGTCGAGAACCCGGCCGACGAGACGACGGTCGCCGAGGTCGGAACGACGCCGCTCGCCGAGGTCGAGCGGGCCATCGTCGAGGCCCGGCGCAGCTTCGACGCGGGCGTCTGGGCGGACCTGCCGGCGGCCGACCGGGCGAAGATCCTGGGCGTCTTCCTCGACCATCTCGCCGCGAACGGGCCGGCCCTGGTCGCCACGATGGTCGCCGAGGCCGGCCAGCCGGTCGCGTTCGCCGAGCGGGCCCAGCTGGCGTCCGGGCTCGGGCTCGGCCGCGACACGATCGCGCTGTACCTCTCGATGCGGCACGAGGAAGCCAGCCCCGTGCCGGTGGACGAGCTGGTGCGCGGCCGGCTGGCGCTCAGCGTCCGGCGCCACGAGCCGGTCGGCGTCGTCTCGGCGATCACCCCGTACAACGGGGCGATCATCATGGCGTTCCAGAAGGTGATCCCGGCGCTGATGGCCGGGAACTCGGTGATCCTGCGGCCGAGCCCGCTGACGCCGATCTCCTCGCTCGCGTTCGGCGCCGCGGCCGAGGCCGCCGGCCTGCCGCCGGGCGTCCTGTCGGTCGTGGTCGAAGAGGGCGCGGCGGGCGCGGAGCTGCTGACGACGCATCCGGCGGTCGACATGGTGTCGTTCACCGGTTCCACGGCGGTCGGGCGCCGGATTCTCGCCCAGGCCGCGCCGACCGTGAAGCGGGTCGCCCTGGAACTGGGCGGCAAGTCGGCGCAGATCTACCTGCCCGACGCCGTCGAGAAGGTGGCCGCCGGCGCGATGCAGGTCGTCGCGATGACCGCCGGGCAGGCCTGCGTCGCCGCGACCCGGATGGTCGTGCCGGCCGACCGCAAGGACGAGGTCGTCGCCGCCGTCAGCCGTGCCTACGGCGCGCTCAAGGTCGGCCCGCCCGCCGACCCGTCCGCCCTGATGGGGCCGGTCATCAACGCCGCCGCGCGCGACCGCTGCGAGCGTCTCATCGCCGCCGCCGAGAAGAACGGCGGCACGGTCGCCGTCGGCGGTGGCCGGCCGGCCGGGCTGGACCGCGGCTACTACGTCGAGCCGACGGTCCTGGACGTGCCGGACAACGGGAATCCCGCCGCGCAGGAGGAGATCTTCGGCCCGGTGCTGGCGGTGCTCGGCTACCGCGACCTCGACGACGCGGTCCGGATCGCCAACGACAGCGAGTACGGCCTGTCCGGCCAGGTCTACGGCGCCGACGTTGCAGCGGCGACGGCGGTGGCGCGCCGGCTGCGCACCGGGGCGGTGAACGTCAACACGGCGGTGTTCAGCGCCTACGCGCCCAGCGGTGGTTACAAGCAGAGCGGTCTCGGCCGCGAGCGCGGGCCCGACGGCGTGCGGGCCTTCCAGGAGGTCAAGCACATCGCGATCGGCGAGCTGCGCTAG
- a CDS encoding thiolase family protein codes for MSGRSPASNQVAIVGYAHSRVQRHAAQPLGALAVDTARQAIADAGLSVGDVDGFVTASLFPTSGAHAVTDGTSIVSAQWMAAHLGADAGYTAGFDGVGALTGAVGLAVNAVASGAADYVLLHRALHNPVGSYHANPMTEASGGQQWTAPQGFFGPLQMIALPYNEYLQRYGASRESMAAVLVEARKNGARLPWSYWSGRPLSAEEYLAAPLLADPICRLDCDIPVDGVATFVLTSAERAADLPNAPVYVSGAAAGLPPRRRLPLHWPLDDIMDAGTGLASRLWERSGVKPAEVDLPQVYDGFSPFVYFWLEVLGLCPVGEAHRLAASGGLDADSPDGLPALSGGGALGNGRMHGVPQMLECYLQLSGRAGDRQRAKATVGVACHSSPHYGGAVVYSANPF; via the coding sequence ATGAGCGGCCGTTCGCCGGCGAGCAACCAGGTCGCGATCGTCGGCTACGCCCACAGCCGGGTCCAGCGGCATGCGGCCCAGCCGCTGGGCGCCCTCGCGGTCGACACCGCCCGCCAGGCCATCGCCGACGCGGGCCTGAGCGTCGGTGACGTCGACGGCTTCGTCACCGCCTCGCTGTTCCCCACCTCGGGCGCGCACGCCGTCACGGACGGGACGTCGATCGTGTCGGCGCAGTGGATGGCCGCGCACCTCGGCGCCGACGCCGGCTACACGGCCGGTTTCGACGGCGTCGGCGCCCTCACCGGCGCCGTGGGCCTCGCGGTCAACGCGGTGGCCAGCGGCGCCGCCGACTACGTCCTGCTGCACCGGGCGCTGCACAACCCGGTCGGCAGCTACCACGCCAACCCGATGACCGAGGCCTCGGGCGGGCAGCAGTGGACCGCCCCCCAGGGCTTCTTCGGGCCGCTGCAGATGATCGCCCTGCCGTACAACGAGTACCTCCAGCGCTACGGGGCGAGCCGGGAGTCGATGGCGGCCGTGCTGGTCGAGGCGCGCAAGAACGGCGCCCGGCTGCCCTGGTCCTACTGGAGCGGGCGGCCGCTGAGTGCCGAGGAGTACCTGGCGGCGCCGCTGCTCGCCGACCCGATCTGCCGGCTCGACTGTGACATCCCCGTCGACGGCGTGGCGACGTTCGTCCTCACCTCGGCAGAGCGCGCCGCGGACCTGCCCAACGCGCCCGTGTACGTGTCCGGGGCCGCCGCTGGCCTGCCGCCGAGGCGGCGGCTGCCGCTGCACTGGCCGCTCGACGACATCATGGACGCCGGCACGGGCCTCGCCAGCCGGCTGTGGGAACGGTCCGGGGTCAAGCCCGCTGAGGTCGACCTGCCGCAGGTCTACGACGGCTTCTCACCCTTCGTCTACTTCTGGCTCGAGGTGCTGGGCCTGTGCCCGGTCGGCGAGGCGCACCGTCTTGCCGCCTCAGGTGGACTCGACGCCGACTCGCCGGACGGCCTGCCCGCCCTGTCCGGGGGCGGCGCGCTCGGCAACGGCCGGATGCACGGCGTCCCGCAGATGCTCGAGTGCTACCTGCAGCTGTCCGGCCGCGCCGGTGACCGCCAGCGCGCCAAGGCGACCGTCGGCGTCGCCTGCCACTCGTCGCCGCACTACGGCGGCGCCGTCGTCTACAGCGCCAACCCCTTCTAG
- a CDS encoding Zn-ribbon domain-containing OB-fold protein, with amino-acid sequence MTAPTSVEATPARRPVPAPDSQSEPFWAAAARHQLTLARCARCGRFTHPPEAVCPLCGSTDPGFRFEPVSGRGQVRSWTVVRQSFLPGFEVPFLLVDVELADQADLRLIGRLLDGADVPLRIGDEVTVVFEDVADGVAIPAFQLAGAR; translated from the coding sequence GTGACCGCGCCGACGAGCGTCGAGGCCACGCCGGCGCGCCGGCCGGTGCCGGCACCGGACTCCCAGTCCGAGCCGTTCTGGGCCGCGGCGGCCAGGCATCAGCTGACGCTCGCCCGCTGTGCCCGGTGCGGCCGGTTCACCCATCCGCCGGAGGCGGTCTGCCCGCTGTGCGGCAGCACCGACCCGGGATTCCGGTTCGAGCCGGTGAGCGGGCGGGGTCAGGTCCGGTCGTGGACGGTGGTCCGCCAGTCGTTCCTCCCGGGCTTCGAGGTTCCGTTCCTGCTGGTCGACGTCGAGCTCGCCGACCAGGCGGACCTACGGCTGATCGGGCGGCTTCTCGACGGCGCCGACGTTCCGCTGCGGATCGGCGACGAGGTCACGGTCGTCTTCGAGGACGTGGCCGACGGGGTCGCCATCCCCGCCTTCCAGCTGGCCGGTGCGCGATGA